The following nucleotide sequence is from Juglans microcarpa x Juglans regia isolate MS1-56 chromosome 6D, Jm3101_v1.0, whole genome shotgun sequence.
gtttctttcttctttgagtcATACTTCTTAATCAAGCGCTGTAAAATTGATCGGAAACTCTAAGACTGGAATAGTTCCGACTAGTGTTCATCTCGGGTTAGAGCTGTACAGTGAAATCTAAGATTGGGATCACCtggcttctttcttttttgggttttgtttctTAAAAGTGTACAAATTATGTCTTGTGTAGCCTTTGGATAATGTGTCGTCatttaatgaattttatcaaatacttgattgatttttttttaaaactttttttatgttcttttgatATGGCATTGAATAGAAAGGTATGCTTTATGATTGAGGTTGCACTCACAACAGATGTGGATACAACAAAGTAGCCATTTCGTTTGCATTTCAATGGTTGAATAGAAGTAGTTACAAAGTATGCAATGCAGTCTATGCCGGATATTTGAAGGTTCTCATGTCCTATATGCAAAAAACCAACAAAGTAGCCAATTCTTTTGCATTTTATGTTTGAAACTCGATTCTTATCTTCTGAAACCCAATTGTTTTAGAAAGGATGCTgctgtttaatttatttatgttttgcattcctGATTGAGAGAGTATGCTTGTTTGTGTTATGAGTAGTAGAGTCTTATTTGCACTACTTGGGATATAAGAAAACAGTGCATACTCATATCATGTTGTGTTTcctcatatttttatttgggaGCCTTTTGAGGGGTTAAATATACTTTGCACCTCAAAATTACAATAGGTTTTGCCATATGAGGGGTAATGCCATCATTTTACCACCTTTCTTTTACTTCCAAAAAACCTATTGAAATTTACACTGTGCTCTCCAAGCTACCAAAAATGATACATTGCACACTTAAACTACCAAAACCTAACAATTTGTACCTTTTGTTAAGATCTGACCATCAAGATTGTGTCACATCACCTATTTTTCATCTATATTAATGGTTAGAATTGAAAGATGATGCAAattgtatgttattttgtaGTTGCAAAGTGTCAGTTTTGATAGTTTGGTCACAAAGTGCAAAACTGTGGCTAGTTTGGGATTGCAAAGTGTACTTTTCCCTCTGTTTagttagggctcgtttgttttcgtagatgagatgagatgagatgagatgagttgagattaaagttaaaaagttgaataaagtattgttaaaatatatttttttaatattatttttattttggaatttgaaaaagttgaattgtttattttattttgtattggaagttgggaaagttgtaatgattagatgagatgagatgaaatgagatgagatgttttctaaaaacaaacgaggccttaatgttATGGTAGCAAAAACTTGAACCTCATATTTGTTTATGATAGCATGTAAATTCAGAGCCTCATTATTGCCCCACcttttacttaccaaaaaacaaaaaaattagaacCTTGTTTTCAGATGTTCAATAATTTGTTTGTGTGATGATTATCTTTAGTAAACTCTATAATGTCTCAAATGAGAAGAAATTCATCAAGCAGCATTTTGCCTATCCTAGCTTTCTTGTCATGTACAAATCACAGTGAAATTCTTTCTTCAATAGGTTCCTATGGCGACCATaagaaatctgaaaatcaaGTCAGCGACTTGCAAACGAATTATTAAGGAGTTGCATTCATATGAGAAAGAGGTTGAGAGAGAAGCTGCCAAAACAGCAGACATGAAGGAAAAAGGAGCTGACCCTTATGACCTTAAGCAACAGGTGTGACAAACTAAAATCATACTTCAGAATAAATTGTATTTGCTTGGCTGCTGCTGCCTTTTCAACTAATATCGTTTCCAGAAGAGAAACTTATATCATACTTCGTAATTCATTGTTGAAAAGCCCTATTACCCAGCTGAAGGAATGAGAGTGTATTCTATTCTAATATTTCCCTCCAACTTCCTACTTAGACGCACtcttttggttgtgtttgaACAGGAGAATGTGCTTGCTGAGTCAAGGATGATGATTCCTGATTGTCGCAAGCGCCTAGAGGCCTCATTAGCTGACCTGAAAGGAACTTTGGTATTGAGTCATTACTTTTTGGTTTGCCTTCTGAATATTACTGTTTATTGCTTTCATTCTAGGTATGTCGCCCTAGTTATATACCGGAATGCAACTCTTTGTAAGTTGTTGTATCCAAAAAGACATGCCAAGTCTTTTATGCCTTGCCCTTTTTAGGTAGAATTTGAAGACTGTTGTTGGGGGCCAGATATGAATCTTCCTCCATAGTTATGTTAAATTTTTGTAACT
It contains:
- the LOC121236013 gene encoding tubulin-folding cofactor A, translated to MATIRNLKIKSATCKRIIKELHSYEKEVEREAAKTADMKEKGADPYDLKQQENVLAESRMMIPDCRKRLEASLADLKGTLAELEESNQKDAPEILEAQSTLAEVEQLFHTTEA